GCGCCAATTGGATGGCAGTGGAATCAGTAATTGCCACCGGCTTCAGCGACCTTGACGGGCGCAGATTCATCGATGCCCTGCTCCTTGGTCACGTCGACCGAGCCATCGGCTGCGGTTTGACCTGTTATCTTCGCCGGACCTTCAGGATAGCGGACGCGCTTCTCCTGAATGCGAACACGTACGTATTCCTCGACCTTGTCAAGGGCGATGCGTTCCTGCTTCATCGTGTCGCGATCACGAATCGTCACTGCATGATCGTCAATCGTGTCGAAGTCCACCGTGATGCAGAGCGGCGTGCCGATTTCATCTTCACGACGGTAGCGGCGTCCGATGGCTCCGGCTTCGTCGTAATCGATCATCCACTCGTTCTGGCGCAGGTCTGCGGCAAGGTTATGCGCAATCGTCTGCAGTGCAGGCTTCTTGGACAGTGGAAGCACGGCAGCCTTCACAGGTGCGAGCCTTGGATCGAGTCGCAGCACGGTACGACGGTCAACGCCGCCCTTCGTGTTAGGCGCTTCGTCAACGTCATAGGCGTCGACAAGGAATGCCATGAGCGAGCGGGTAAGACCTGCGGCTGGCTCGATGACGAATGGCGTGTATTTCTCACCCGAAGCCTGATCGAAGTAGCTCAGATCCTCGCCAGAATGCTTCGCGTGCGCGCTCAAGTCGAAGTCGGTACGGTTGGCGACACCTTCAAGCTCACCCCACTCGGAACCTTGGAATCCGAAGCGATATTCGATGTCGACGGTGCGCTTCGCGTAATGGGCAAGCTTTTCCTTGGGATGCTCATAGTGGCGAAGATTCTCAGGGTTGACACCCAGATCGGTGTACCAGCGCGTGCGGGTATCAATCCAGTACTGATGCCAATCCTCGTCAGTGCCTGGCTGGACGAAGAATTCCATCTCCATCTGCTCAAACTCGCGGGTTCTGAAGATGAAGTTTCCGGGCGTGATCTCGTTGCGGAAACTCTTACCCATATTGGCAATGCCGAACGGGGGCTTGGAACGGGAAGAACCCATGACATTCTTGAAATCAACGAAGATGCCCTGTGCAGTTTCCGGACGCAGATAGTGCAGACTGTTGTCGTCCTGAACCGGGCCGAGGTGGGTCTGGAGCATCATGTTGAAGTCACGCGGTTCGGTCCAGTTGCCCTTGGTGCCGCAGTCTGGGCATGGAATGTCTTTCAGACCGTCCTTGGGCTCGTGGCCATGCTTCTCCAAGTATGCCTCTTCCAAGGTGTCGGCTCTGTGACGCTTGTGGCAGGTCAGGCACTCGATCAGAGGGTCATTGAAAACGGTTACGTGGCCGGAGGCAACCCATACGGCAGTAGGCAGAATGATTGAT
This Bifidobacterium sp. WK041_4_12 DNA region includes the following protein-coding sequences:
- a CDS encoding glycine--tRNA ligase, translating into MSESKLDAVVSLAKRRGFVFPAGEIYGGTRSAWDYGPLGVALKDNIKREWWRSMVVTRGDVVGVDTSIILPTAVWVASGHVTVFNDPLIECLTCHKRHRADTLEEAYLEKHGHEPKDGLKDIPCPDCGTKGNWTEPRDFNMMLQTHLGPVQDDNSLHYLRPETAQGIFVDFKNVMGSSRSKPPFGIANMGKSFRNEITPGNFIFRTREFEQMEMEFFVQPGTDEDWHQYWIDTRTRWYTDLGVNPENLRHYEHPKEKLAHYAKRTVDIEYRFGFQGSEWGELEGVANRTDFDLSAHAKHSGEDLSYFDQASGEKYTPFVIEPAAGLTRSLMAFLVDAYDVDEAPNTKGGVDRRTVLRLDPRLAPVKAAVLPLSKKPALQTIAHNLAADLRQNEWMIDYDEAGAIGRRYRREDEIGTPLCITVDFDTIDDHAVTIRDRDTMKQERIALDKVEEYVRVRIQEKRVRYPEGPAKITGQTAADGSVDVTKEQGIDESAPVKVAEAGGNY